One genomic segment of Natrononativus amylolyticus includes these proteins:
- a CDS encoding iron ABC transporter permease, whose translation MTADPRPVPSEAESTAEEADDGDGGYRVRDRLERRAIAVAAVVTAGVLSLLFYYPVATVFVESVLVEGTLTLAVFLEILRDPFYFGDLARLFAGESPLAVGRDLLSSDRRLGIVGFTAYQAALSTVLSVALGVPAAYLLARYEFRGRRLLRSLTILPFVLPSIMVAVGFVATFGRNGTLNGVLGVFGLGPIELMFTLEAILIAHAFYNAPLVARVTTAAWESVDASAVETARSLGASPMRAFRDVIAPQLYPAVMMGAALTFVFTFGTFPIALALGGFQLATVEVFVYRLVRDLNYAEAAALAIIELLITLGILYAYLRYEASHAVRSRGIRPLPRHPLSPPTLSVRELLPRAGLAVYAVIALFVFVFPIASMLYASVSGPGGFTLDHYRFLAERQATGAAFQVRPWPAVRNSLLFAVGALLIALPMGVVVSVLTTRRYRGRKLIDAVAMAPLAVSGIIVGLGLLRGPVFGIEFAGWRFAVGGAVAIVAAHAVSGYPFVVRTVAPGLEGIDRSLIESARALGASRWRALVDVELPLVWPGVVAGAAFAFAISMGEFSSTVVLATGTDQYTMPVAIERFIGRRLGPATAMGAVLLVITSISFVVLDRLGGESFGI comes from the coding sequence GTGACCGCTGATCCACGGCCGGTCCCCTCGGAGGCGGAGTCGACGGCTGAGGAAGCGGACGACGGCGACGGCGGCTACCGCGTCCGCGACCGTCTCGAGCGCCGGGCGATCGCCGTCGCGGCCGTCGTCACCGCGGGCGTGCTCTCGCTGCTGTTTTACTACCCCGTGGCGACGGTGTTCGTCGAGTCGGTGCTCGTCGAGGGGACGCTCACGCTCGCGGTCTTCCTCGAGATCCTGCGCGACCCCTTCTACTTCGGGGATCTCGCCCGGCTGTTCGCCGGCGAGTCGCCGCTGGCGGTGGGACGGGACCTGCTCTCGAGCGACCGCCGGCTGGGGATCGTCGGCTTTACGGCCTACCAGGCGGCGCTCTCGACGGTACTGAGCGTCGCCCTCGGCGTTCCCGCCGCGTACCTGCTCGCCCGCTACGAGTTCCGCGGCCGGCGGCTGTTGCGGTCCCTGACGATCCTGCCGTTCGTGCTGCCCTCGATCATGGTCGCGGTTGGGTTCGTCGCCACCTTCGGGCGCAACGGCACCCTGAACGGTGTTCTGGGGGTGTTCGGGCTCGGTCCGATAGAGCTCATGTTCACGCTCGAGGCGATCCTGATCGCCCACGCCTTCTACAACGCCCCCCTCGTGGCGCGGGTGACGACCGCCGCCTGGGAGTCCGTCGACGCCAGCGCCGTCGAAACCGCCCGCAGTTTGGGTGCGAGCCCGATGCGGGCCTTTCGCGACGTGATCGCCCCGCAGCTCTACCCGGCGGTGATGATGGGCGCGGCGCTGACGTTCGTGTTCACCTTCGGCACCTTTCCCATCGCCCTGGCTCTCGGCGGCTTCCAGCTGGCGACCGTCGAGGTGTTCGTCTACCGGCTGGTTCGCGACCTCAACTACGCCGAGGCCGCGGCGCTGGCGATCATCGAACTCCTCATCACCCTGGGTATCCTCTACGCCTACCTTCGGTACGAGGCCAGCCACGCCGTCCGCTCGCGGGGGATCCGACCGCTGCCGCGTCACCCGCTGTCCCCGCCGACGCTCTCGGTGCGAGAGCTCCTCCCCCGCGCCGGGCTGGCCGTCTACGCGGTGATCGCCCTGTTCGTCTTCGTCTTCCCCATCGCGAGCATGCTCTACGCGAGCGTCTCCGGCCCCGGCGGTTTCACCCTCGATCACTACCGCTTCCTCGCCGAGCGCCAGGCGACCGGCGCGGCGTTTCAGGTCCGTCCGTGGCCCGCCGTCCGCAACTCCCTGCTCTTCGCCGTCGGCGCGCTGCTCATCGCGCTGCCGATGGGCGTCGTCGTCTCGGTGCTGACGACGCGGCGCTACCGCGGTCGAAAGCTGATCGACGCGGTGGCGATGGCGCCGCTCGCGGTGTCGGGGATCATCGTCGGCCTCGGCCTCCTTCGGGGGCCCGTCTTCGGCATCGAGTTCGCCGGCTGGCGCTTCGCGGTGGGCGGCGCGGTCGCCATCGTCGCCGCACACGCCGTCTCGGGCTACCCGTTCGTGGTCCGAACCGTGGCGCCGGGGCTCGAGGGGATCGACCGCAGCCTGATCGAGTCCGCGCGGGCGCTCGGGGCGTCGCGCTGGCGGGCGCTCGTCGACGTCGAACTGCCGCTGGTGTGGCCGGGCGTCGTCGCCGGCGCCGCCTTCGCCTTCGCCATCTCGATGGGGGAGTTCTCCTCGACGGTCGTCCTCGCGACGGGCACCGACCAGTACACGATGCCGGTGGCGATCGAACGGTTCATCGGCCGTCGGCTCGGACCCGCAACCGCAATGGGAGCCGTCCTGCTGGTGATCACGAGCATCAGTTTCGTCGTCCTCGACAGACTCGGGGGTGAGAGCTTTGGGATCTGA
- a CDS encoding ABC transporter ATP-binding protein, with product MADAPGPDAPVAVELEGVTKRYAETTAVDDVSLAVREGEFFTLVGPSGCGKTTTLRLVAGFEEPTAGVVRFRGTDVTGVPPEDRDVGVVFQNYALFPHMSVGENIAYGLKFADPPGGVSDERRVRELLELVDLEGMQDREPDQLSGGQQQRVAIARALAPGPSVLLLDEPMSALDAQLRERLRVQVKAIQRELGITTIYVTHDQEEALAISDRVAVMREGRPDQVGPPREIYRRPETPFVASFVGDNNVFDGEIADLRSTSDGAVATVRVGAETLEVAADDRSLSVGDRLTFCVRPERFVIGSEENALTATVASAEFLGETTRVHLEWQERELLVRTRDPLSGEVTVGFDPADAHVVDDS from the coding sequence ATCGCCGACGCACCCGGCCCCGACGCCCCCGTCGCCGTGGAACTCGAGGGCGTCACCAAACGATACGCAGAAACGACCGCCGTCGACGACGTCTCCCTGGCGGTGCGCGAGGGCGAGTTCTTCACGCTCGTCGGTCCCTCCGGCTGCGGGAAGACGACCACCCTCAGGCTGGTCGCCGGCTTCGAGGAGCCCACCGCGGGCGTGGTCCGCTTCCGGGGAACCGACGTCACCGGCGTCCCCCCCGAGGATCGGGACGTCGGCGTCGTCTTCCAGAACTACGCGCTGTTCCCGCACATGAGCGTCGGCGAAAATATCGCCTACGGGCTCAAGTTCGCCGATCCGCCCGGCGGGGTGTCCGACGAGCGACGAGTACGCGAACTGCTCGAGCTAGTCGACCTCGAGGGGATGCAGGATCGAGAACCCGACCAGCTGTCAGGGGGACAGCAACAGCGCGTCGCCATCGCCCGCGCGCTGGCCCCCGGCCCGAGCGTGCTGTTGCTCGACGAGCCGATGAGCGCTTTAGACGCCCAGCTCCGCGAGCGCCTCCGCGTGCAGGTGAAGGCGATCCAGCGCGAACTCGGGATCACCACCATCTACGTCACCCACGACCAGGAGGAGGCGCTCGCCATCTCCGATCGGGTGGCGGTGATGCGCGAGGGACGCCCGGATCAGGTCGGCCCGCCCCGGGAGATCTACCGCCGACCCGAGACGCCGTTCGTCGCCTCGTTCGTCGGCGACAACAACGTCTTCGACGGCGAGATCGCCGACCTGCGCTCGACGTCCGACGGCGCGGTCGCCACCGTCAGAGTCGGCGCCGAAACCCTCGAGGTCGCCGCCGACGACCGGTCGCTCTCGGTCGGCGACCGGCTCACGTTCTGCGTGCGCCCCGAGCGCTTCGTCATCGGGAGCGAGGAGAACGCACTCACCGCGACCGTCGCGAGCGCGGAGTTCCTCGGGGAGACGACGCGGGTTCACCTCGAGTGGCAGGAGCGGGAGCTGCTGGTTCGGACGCGAGATCCGCTCTCGGGGGAGGTTACGGTGGGGTTCGATCCTGCGGACGCCCACGTCGTCGACGATTCCTGA
- a CDS encoding magnesium transporter encodes MLGVEEFIDEWTVAGIVTTLVPLLVVLSALQMGSGAVLETFEDQLLENPSLLVLVPVMIGTAGNLGSIMCARLSTQLHLGTLEFSPSNPNVRANVVAVFGLAATVFVLLGVASWAIGRALGGTLGLGTLLFITMVSGMLLAAWVVVVSSVSVYVSFRLGYDPDDTTIPVVTNVCDITGVLILFSVVWLVL; translated from the coding sequence CTGCTGGGCGTCGAGGAGTTCATCGACGAGTGGACCGTCGCCGGGATCGTCACCACGCTCGTGCCGCTACTGGTCGTCCTCTCGGCGCTCCAGATGGGCTCGGGGGCGGTCCTCGAGACGTTCGAAGACCAGTTGCTCGAGAACCCGTCGCTGCTCGTCCTCGTCCCGGTGATGATCGGCACCGCGGGCAACCTCGGCTCGATCATGTGCGCGCGGCTGTCCACCCAGCTTCACCTCGGGACCCTCGAGTTCTCGCCGAGCAATCCGAACGTCCGGGCGAACGTCGTCGCGGTGTTCGGGCTGGCGGCGACCGTCTTCGTCCTCCTCGGGGTCGCCTCGTGGGCGATCGGTCGCGCGCTCGGCGGGACCCTGGGGCTCGGAACGCTGCTGTTCATCACGATGGTCAGCGGGATGCTGCTGGCGGCGTGGGTCGTCGTCGTCAGCTCCGTCTCCGTCTACGTCTCCTTTCGGCTGGGCTACGATCCCGACGACACGACGATACCGGTCGTCACGAACGTCTGTGATATCACCGGCGTGCTCATCCTCTTCTCCGTGGTCTGGCTCGTCCTGTAG
- a CDS encoding magnesium transporter, which translates to MLGYDSALDVYRQALPVILVSLVAGLFAGTVLGTETMRDGIESVPGLLLLLPAFLATRGGVYGSLGARLSSGLHKGLIEPRFEWNDRLRNAVIASFLNGIIVSVFIAVLAWVVLLALGRSGNLLELVVILLVAALLSAVAMLGVLLTVVFKGYQHGLDPDNVIGPVVTTVGDVFGVAFLLVGVYVAGVVL; encoded by the coding sequence ATGCTGGGCTACGACTCCGCCCTCGACGTCTACCGCCAGGCCCTCCCGGTTATCCTCGTGAGCCTGGTGGCGGGCCTCTTCGCCGGAACGGTTCTCGGTACCGAGACGATGCGGGACGGGATCGAGAGCGTTCCCGGGCTGCTCCTGTTACTGCCGGCGTTTCTCGCGACCCGCGGCGGCGTCTACGGCTCGCTCGGCGCCAGGCTCTCGAGCGGCCTCCACAAGGGACTGATCGAACCCCGTTTCGAGTGGAACGACCGCCTGCGAAACGCCGTGATCGCCTCGTTTCTCAACGGGATCATCGTCTCGGTGTTCATCGCCGTCCTCGCCTGGGTCGTCCTGCTGGCGCTGGGTCGAAGCGGGAACTTACTCGAGCTCGTGGTGATCCTGCTGGTCGCCGCACTGTTGAGCGCGGTCGCGATGCTCGGGGTGCTCCTGACGGTGGTCTTCAAGGGCTACCAGCACGGGCTCGATCCCGACAACGTCATCGGCCCGGTCGTCACGACCGTCGGCGACGTCTTCGGCGTCGCGTTCCTGCTCGTCGGCGTCTACGTCGCGGGGGTGGTGTTGTGA
- a CDS encoding DUF2391 family protein: MSRQSNRPPDSPPPSDPTIEDVLTQLESLEETVDAPEERREVRDAIRLTRRVTDNGVFGAVITEFTRKDKAEAFVGSVVFGLPLLVEDGVHEIGEFLAATPAFFVANLAFAAALVVGILYVAGFQEVQIHDPYFGVVPRRPVWVLAIAFATAALMMTLWGRVDWAEPWVHLCQVSVVFTAMAVGGALGDILPGED, from the coding sequence ATGTCCCGTCAGTCGAACCGGCCCCCCGACTCACCGCCCCCGTCCGATCCGACGATCGAGGACGTGTTGACCCAACTCGAGAGCCTCGAGGAGACGGTCGACGCGCCGGAGGAGCGCCGGGAGGTGCGAGACGCGATCCGTCTGACTCGCCGGGTCACCGACAACGGCGTCTTCGGCGCCGTCATCACGGAGTTCACGCGCAAGGACAAAGCCGAGGCGTTCGTCGGGAGCGTCGTCTTCGGACTGCCGCTGCTGGTCGAAGACGGCGTCCACGAGATCGGCGAGTTTCTCGCGGCGACGCCGGCGTTCTTCGTCGCTAACCTCGCCTTCGCGGCGGCGCTGGTCGTCGGCATCCTCTACGTCGCGGGGTTTCAGGAGGTCCAGATACACGACCCCTACTTCGGCGTGGTCCCGCGCCGGCCGGTGTGGGTGCTCGCGATCGCGTTCGCCACCGCGGCGCTGATGATGACGCTGTGGGGCCGGGTCGACTGGGCGGAGCCGTGGGTCCACCTCTGTCAGGTGTCGGTCGTCTTCACCGCGATGGCCGTCGGCGGCGCGCTCGGGGACATCCTGCCGGGGGAAGACTGA
- a CDS encoding aldehyde ferredoxin oxidoreductase family protein, with protein sequence MKHAKGPLLSIDLSEREATTEEIDDLLETYVGGRAVGTKLAHDRIPFDADPLGAENRLYLSTGPFQHSQMSFTGRMSATALSPLTDGLLSSNAGGFLSRNFTATGYGAVEIVGESDELVIVHVTDEGVEFEAVPDLAGAETSEICDYIEDEHGLEEDHTATVGPAGENEVRFASLMTSRERAFGRGGLGAVLGAKNVKAITFDGDSGAEIEIPPLQMDVHREAAQSDHIMKRQGTSSMTEFASTVNALPTYYFSELSFEGAEGISGDRVEEKKYKKGTCSACAFACKLPTRDEESGLETEGPEYETVMAFGSNSGVDDIVDVMQSNKLCDELGMDTISAGDTVAAYLASEDEFGNVELIHETVEKIAHREGIGDTLAEGVERCYDELGVDNWTVKGMEFPAHDGRTLNGQGLAFATSNRGADHMYAEFYSLEYPLVDEDQALDKEGLEGKPPKVVEKENLNVIKDSAVLCKFSRDFVTPDRLETLLDADYEDLLEIGAEVVSLERHFNNQRGMNRNDDTVPYADDLEGFEEALDAYYEERGWNDDGTVPEGAIGGAEAATADD encoded by the coding sequence ATGAAACACGCGAAGGGCCCACTGCTCTCGATCGACCTGAGCGAGCGCGAGGCGACCACCGAGGAGATCGACGACCTCCTCGAGACCTACGTCGGCGGCCGCGCCGTCGGCACCAAACTCGCCCACGACCGGATCCCGTTCGACGCGGACCCGCTGGGCGCGGAGAACCGCCTCTACCTCTCGACGGGGCCGTTCCAGCACTCCCAGATGAGCTTCACCGGCCGGATGTCGGCGACCGCGCTCTCGCCGCTCACCGACGGCCTGCTCTCCTCGAACGCCGGCGGCTTCCTCTCGCGGAACTTCACCGCGACGGGGTACGGCGCCGTCGAAATCGTCGGCGAGAGCGACGAACTCGTCATCGTTCACGTCACCGACGAGGGGGTCGAGTTCGAGGCCGTTCCGGATCTCGCGGGCGCGGAAACCTCCGAGATCTGTGACTACATCGAAGACGAGCACGGCCTCGAGGAGGACCACACCGCCACCGTCGGCCCCGCCGGCGAGAACGAGGTCCGCTTCGCGTCGCTGATGACCTCCCGCGAGCGGGCGTTCGGCCGCGGCGGCCTCGGCGCCGTTCTGGGCGCGAAGAACGTGAAGGCGATCACGTTCGACGGCGACTCAGGTGCCGAAATCGAGATTCCGCCGCTGCAGATGGACGTCCACCGCGAGGCCGCCCAGTCGGATCACATCATGAAGCGCCAGGGAACCTCCTCGATGACGGAGTTCGCGAGCACCGTCAACGCCCTGCCCACCTACTACTTCTCGGAGCTCTCCTTCGAGGGCGCCGAGGGAATCAGCGGCGACCGCGTCGAGGAGAAGAAGTACAAGAAGGGGACCTGCTCGGCGTGTGCGTTCGCCTGCAAGCTCCCCACTCGCGACGAGGAGAGCGGCCTCGAGACCGAGGGCCCCGAGTACGAGACCGTGATGGCCTTCGGCTCGAACTCGGGGGTGGACGACATCGTCGACGTGATGCAGTCGAACAAGCTCTGTGACGAACTCGGGATGGACACCATCTCGGCGGGCGACACCGTCGCCGCCTACCTCGCGAGCGAAGACGAGTTCGGCAACGTCGAACTGATCCACGAGACCGTCGAGAAAATCGCCCACCGCGAGGGGATCGGCGACACGCTCGCGGAGGGCGTCGAGCGCTGTTACGACGAGCTGGGCGTCGACAACTGGACCGTGAAGGGCATGGAGTTCCCCGCCCACGACGGGCGCACCCTGAACGGCCAGGGGCTCGCCTTCGCCACCTCGAACCGCGGCGCCGACCACATGTACGCCGAGTTCTACTCGCTCGAGTACCCCCTCGTCGACGAGGACCAGGCGCTGGACAAGGAAGGGCTCGAGGGCAAGCCGCCGAAGGTCGTCGAGAAGGAGAACCTCAACGTCATCAAGGACAGCGCCGTCCTCTGTAAGTTCTCGCGGGACTTCGTCACGCCCGATCGGCTGGAAACCTTACTCGACGCCGACTACGAGGACCTCCTCGAGATCGGCGCCGAAGTCGTCAGCCTCGAGCGTCACTTCAACAACCAGCGCGGGATGAACCGGAACGACGACACGGTGCCCTACGCCGACGACCTCGAGGGGTTCGAGGAGGCGCTCGACGCCTACTACGAGGAGCGGGGCTGGAACGACGATGGCACGGTTCCCGAGGGAGCCATCGGCGGTGCGGAAGCCGCGACCGCGGACGACTGA
- a CDS encoding ABC transporter ATP-binding protein gives MSDLAIETRELTKRYGDEAAVDGLSIEIPRGRVYGFLGPNGAGKTTTMRMLTTLTRPTSGVARVAGYDVTDRDAVTPHIGYLPEEPPLYDELTGREQLEYVAGLRELPSEEADDRIEALLERFDLHEDADKRIDTYSKGMRQKVGVIQAVLHEPSVAFLDEPTSGLDPRAARTMRETIADLADREMTIFLSTHILSVVDELADAIGVLHDGRLVAEGTPAELKRRAERGAGAGSLEDVFLEVTGTDDDAYTAQSS, from the coding sequence ATGTCCGATCTCGCCATCGAAACCCGGGAGCTCACCAAGCGCTACGGCGACGAAGCCGCCGTCGACGGGCTCTCGATCGAAATCCCTCGAGGGCGTGTCTACGGCTTTCTCGGCCCCAACGGTGCGGGGAAGACGACGACGATGCGGATGCTGACGACGCTGACGCGGCCGACGTCGGGGGTGGCCCGCGTCGCCGGCTACGACGTCACCGACCGCGACGCCGTCACCCCCCACATCGGCTACCTCCCCGAGGAGCCGCCGCTGTACGACGAGCTGACCGGTCGCGAACAGCTCGAGTACGTCGCCGGACTCCGGGAGCTGCCGTCGGAGGAGGCCGACGACCGCATCGAGGCGCTGCTCGAGCGCTTCGACCTCCACGAGGACGCCGACAAGCGAATCGACACCTACTCGAAGGGGATGCGCCAGAAGGTCGGCGTCATTCAGGCGGTGCTCCACGAACCCAGCGTCGCGTTTCTCGACGAGCCCACGAGCGGTCTCGATCCCCGCGCCGCCCGCACCATGCGCGAGACGATCGCCGACCTCGCGGACCGGGAGATGACCATCTTTCTGTCGACGCACATCCTCTCGGTCGTCGACGAGCTTGCGGACGCGATCGGCGTCCTCCACGACGGCCGGCTGGTCGCCGAGGGGACGCCGGCCGAACTCAAGCGCCGCGCGGAACGCGGCGCCGGGGCGGGCAGCCTGGAAGACGTCTTCCTCGAGGTGACAGGCACGGACGACGACGCCTACACCGCGCAGTCTTCATGA
- a CDS encoding ComEC/Rec2 family competence protein: MRRTVLVVLVAALVALAGCSGETGPEPDNESAPDDADDLESAHAEADGNGDETDDGDDETAESGDETDDGDDETAESGDETDSQEADDDRETDEDGDGGTDTDESGTDDSSADAHAVDGELEIHHIDVGQADAALLIEPSGETMLIDTGDWRQDGSGVISSLEAQGVDRIDHLVATHAHADHIGGHAAVIEHYETEGDGVDAAYDSGVAHTSQTYESYLDAVEDHDVTLYEVQEGDSVAFGDAHVEFYNPPAGDSGTDLHYNSVALTVAFGEVTYLTTGDAEDGAEARMVDAYGDDLAADVYQAGHHGSSTSSTAPFLDAVDPSVAVISSAYGSQYGHPHDEVLESFGDRGIETYWTGVHGAVVVTTDGETVAVEPASEGPTDGSELIDEKPADDDDTAALIHPAVDVTGAPTTG, translated from the coding sequence ATGCGACGAACGGTACTGGTCGTACTCGTCGCGGCGCTGGTCGCACTCGCCGGCTGTAGCGGCGAGACGGGTCCGGAGCCCGACAACGAGTCCGCGCCCGACGACGCCGACGACCTCGAGTCCGCACACGCGGAAGCCGACGGTAACGGCGACGAGACCGACGACGGAGACGACGAGACGGCCGAAAGCGGCGACGAGACCGACGACGGAGACGACGAGACGGCCGAAAGCGGCGACGAGACGGATTCACAGGAGGCGGACGACGACCGCGAGACCGACGAGGACGGTGACGGCGGGACGGATACCGACGAGAGCGGGACGGACGACTCGAGCGCCGACGCCCACGCGGTCGACGGCGAACTCGAGATCCACCACATCGACGTCGGCCAGGCCGACGCCGCGCTGTTGATCGAGCCCTCGGGCGAGACCATGCTGATCGACACGGGCGACTGGCGGCAGGACGGCTCCGGCGTAATTTCCTCCCTCGAGGCCCAGGGCGTCGACCGGATCGACCACCTGGTGGCGACCCACGCCCACGCCGACCACATCGGCGGTCACGCCGCGGTGATCGAACACTACGAGACCGAGGGCGACGGCGTCGACGCGGCGTACGATTCCGGCGTGGCACACACCTCACAGACCTACGAGAGCTACCTCGACGCGGTCGAGGACCACGACGTCACCCTCTACGAGGTCCAGGAGGGCGACTCGGTCGCCTTCGGCGACGCGCACGTCGAGTTCTACAACCCGCCGGCGGGCGATTCGGGAACCGACCTCCACTACAACAGCGTCGCGCTCACCGTCGCGTTCGGCGAGGTGACCTACCTGACGACCGGCGACGCCGAGGACGGCGCGGAGGCGCGGATGGTCGACGCCTACGGCGACGACCTCGCCGCCGACGTCTACCAGGCGGGCCACCACGGCTCCTCGACGAGTTCGACCGCGCCCTTCCTCGACGCAGTCGACCCCAGTGTGGCGGTGATCTCGAGCGCGTACGGCAGCCAGTACGGTCACCCCCACGACGAGGTGCTCGAGTCGTTCGGCGACCGCGGGATCGAAACCTACTGGACCGGCGTCCACGGCGCCGTGGTCGTGACGACCGACGGCGAGACGGTGGCGGTCGAACCCGCCAGTGAGGGGCCGACCGACGGCTCCGAGCTCATCGACGAGAAGCCTGCCGACGATGACGACACGGCCGCCCTGATCCACCCGGCGGTTGATGTGACTGGCGCGCCTACGACCGGTTAA
- a CDS encoding DUF3006 family protein, giving the protein MGDAEPEPAVAVLDRIVDGSAVLLLEADGEVVDERIVEVTALPEEGRHEGAVFDVDIEDGLEATYRPDEERERRERAQERFDRLSRRLGEE; this is encoded by the coding sequence ATGGGAGACGCCGAACCCGAACCGGCCGTTGCCGTTCTCGACCGGATCGTCGACGGGAGCGCGGTGTTGTTGCTCGAGGCCGACGGCGAGGTCGTCGACGAGCGCATCGTCGAGGTAACGGCCCTGCCCGAAGAGGGACGCCACGAGGGAGCCGTTTTCGACGTCGATATCGAAGACGGCCTCGAGGCGACCTACCGACCGGACGAGGAACGGGAGCGACGGGAGCGCGCACAGGAGCGGTTCGACCGGCTCTCGAGGCGCCTGGGCGAGGAGTAG